aaaacccgaaaaaatgggaatttttatccaaaaaaatggaaatttttttatcgatggaggcccccaccggccagcgcccacccatctccgacatttttcgcgtgaatttcatgactatgcggccgacgcgattcgaacccgagacctcccgctatgcacgtacctcctctaccactacaccacactctcacttgtgtctggattccattttagttcccaatatattatactaaaccgagtgtaaattgcatgtttgaggccctaaacgaattcaaataaaaaagttgtaaactacaaagtttcatagcttttcgagatctacacttttagtttaggaagtttttccatccgaggtcgtttacaaaatttgaatttcaaatttttaaaattcaaacgcagttttgcatgacaagatgttttcaaatcaaaaagttgtcaactacaatgtttcataacttttcgagatctacagagtttattttggttgttttttcatccgagatcgtttgaaaagttcgaattttaaaattttgaaattcaaatgcagTTTTGTATGACAAgatattttcaaataaaaaagttgccaactacaatgtttcataacttttcgatatctacagagtttattttggttgttttttcatccgaggtcgtttgaaaagttcaaattttaaatttttgaaattcaaacacaattttgcatgacaagatgatttcaaatcaaaaagttgccaattacaaagtttcataacttttcgagatctacaaagtttattttggttgtttggtcatctgttcatccgacatggtcgttctaacattgttcacaaatcttatatatctctcttgtagtttcataaactacaagagagatatgttagatttatgaacaaatttactttcactttgtcatatgaagaaaagaccaaaacaaacattgtacatcttgatgagttatacaactttgtagttgaaaactttttcatttgaattaatttactgcttcaaaatatgctttgaaattttctttaccgagtgtcaaaaaaataacactcgacactcggcaaagagcctctttgccgagcgttaaaaaaaacactcggcaaagaagttttttttgccaagtgtaaattgcatgtttgaggccctaaacgaattcaaataaaaaagttgtaaactataaagtttcataacttttcgagatctacacttttagtttaggaagttttcccatccgaggtcgtttacaaaatttaaattttataattttgaaattcaaacgcagttttgcatgacaagatgatttcaaatcaaaaagttgtcaattataaagtttcataacttttcgagatctacaaagtttattttggttgtttgatcatctgttcatccgacatggtcgttctaacattgttcacaaatcttatatatatctcttgtagtttcataaactacaagagagatatgttagatttgtgaacaaatttactttcactttgtcatatgaagaaaagaccaaaacaaacattgtacatcttgatgagttatacaactttgtagttgaaaactttttcatttgaattaatttactgcttcaaaatatgctttgaaattttctttgccgagtgtaaaaaaaataacactcagcaaagaagatctttgccgagtgtcaaaaaaaacactcggcaaagagcctctttgccgagtgtcaaaaaaaacactcggcaaaggcggctttgccgagtgcccgaaaaacaacactcggcaaaccacctggcactcggcaaagagccggtctccggtagtggagGCTGCGAATGAGTGTGACACGGGCTCTCTGGAGCAACGTTCGGACGTGTCCTACGGCCGGACTTCCGGGCTCTAGCCCTTCGGTACTGAATTTTTCTCCATTAGGACTCGTTTGGTTTGGGCATTTTGATGCCAGGAATCGTTCCAATTAACGAAAACTTATATAAATTAAGTAACGGTTCCGGCTGAGAATTATTCCACCCTCTCATTACAAGAATGGCACACACATTCAACAGATTAAAGCCACGAGTTTGTATATTGATTCAGGAAATGGTTATGTTCCAGGCTGGCCTGCATCATATCATAGCCGGACGCAGCAGGTGTCAAAGTCAAACCACGCCGGCTATCTGGCGAAGCCGCCGCCTTGGTCAACGTCGTCGTCGATCACCGACACATCTTCACACATGGGTCAACATGTGCAAGCTCATCTGCTTTCTGCGGTGCTGTCCTCCACTCACTCACTCACGATGCTTCTGCAAACCCTTTTTTTTTATAATATCATCAACGAAGAACAAATGTGTGGCTAACGTGTGGATTAGCTACCGATAACATTATAACAATAATCATCATGCCCCTCGTCACCCTAGCCACTCCGATCCATGCATAAATACACGTGCTCCGCGCTCGCAATCTTCACCCATCACACACACCACCACTCCACAAGGCCGCCAACAATGGCGTACACGCGGCGTCCGTctatcctcctcctccccctagcTCTCGTCCTCCTCTCCCTGCTGGCATCGCCGGGCACGCTGGCGGCCACCGGCCCGGGCGACGTGGCCGTCTTCTGGGGCCGGAACAAGGACGAGGGCACGCTGCGCGAGGCCTGCGACACCGGCACCTACACCACCgtcatcatctccttcctccgcggcttcggcggccacggcggcggcgcctaCACGCTGGATCTCTCTGGCCACCCGCTCGCCGGCGTCGGCGACGACGTCAAGCACTGCCAGTCGAAAGGCATCCTCGTGCTCCTCTCCATCGGCGGACCCGCCGCGGCCGGCACGGCCGACTACTCCCTCCCGTCCGCGCAGTCGGCGGCGGACCTCGCGGCCTACCTGTGGGACGCCTACCTCGGCGGCGGCTCCCGCCCCGGACTACGCCGCCCGTTCGGCGACGCGGCGCTGGACGGCGTCGACTTCTACATCGACCAGGGCCAGGCCGccggcggcgcggccggggcCGGCGACCACTACGACGAGCTGGCCAGGCGCCTGTACGCGTACAACAGTCGCTACCGCGGCCGGCTCGGCGTCACGCTGACGGCCACGGTGCGATGCGCGTACCC
This sequence is a window from Miscanthus floridulus cultivar M001 chromosome 10, ASM1932011v1, whole genome shotgun sequence. Protein-coding genes within it:
- the LOC136485346 gene encoding xylanase inhibitor protein 2-like, with translation MAYTRRPSILLLPLALVLLSLLASPGTLAATGPGDVAVFWGRNKDEGTLREACDTGTYTTVIISFLRGFGGHGGGAYTLDLSGHPLAGVGDDVKHCQSKGILVLLSIGGPAAAGTADYSLPSAQSAADLAAYLWDAYLGGGSRPGLRRPFGDAALDGVDFYIDQGQAAGGAAGAGDHYDELARRLYAYNSRYRGRLGVTLTATVRCAYPDHPGVQAALATGLFSRVHVRLYGDLRCTWSDREAWEKWAAALPTSRVFVGVVASPEADKDAYMFQKDLYYNVLQFAQKVPNYGGLMIWDRYYDKINHYISSS